In a genomic window of Corynebacterium lizhenjunii:
- a CDS encoding L,D-transpeptidase, producing MTSPRPSFWTVRSHRTHLRAGVPLAALTVASFALASCGTPGGAVADDAPATASSAAPAPKLAPEVSVRDGASNVAVDVPVKVESRGEGLAKVSMVNEEGREVDAELSGDSRSWSTTEVLGYNRTYTLVAKDKNGQQRSVTFTTPTPAYTTGVALSPLPDSEVGIGQTIGFRFQSPVTDRKAVQDAITITTSPQVDGAFYWLNDYEVRWRPQYYWEPGTQVSVEANIYGLDMGGGLYGAQDNATNFTIGDRVIAVVDDSAKTMSVYRNKELLRVIPVSLGRDGSEFVTPNGRYIIGDKHEKLLMDSSSFGLGMDQGGYKTMVDYATQMSYSGIYVHAAPWSEWAQGSTNTSHGCINVTTEAAAWFQSVVKRGDIVHVQNTQGGTLPVWDGLGDWNLSWEEWSAGNA from the coding sequence GTGACTTCCCCTCGCCCTTCATTTTGGACTGTCCGGAGCCACCGCACTCATCTGCGCGCTGGAGTGCCGCTCGCGGCGCTGACGGTGGCATCGTTCGCATTGGCTTCCTGTGGCACGCCGGGTGGGGCAGTTGCTGACGATGCCCCCGCAACCGCCAGCTCTGCTGCTCCTGCACCTAAGCTGGCGCCGGAAGTCAGTGTGCGCGACGGGGCCAGCAACGTGGCGGTAGACGTGCCCGTTAAGGTCGAGTCTCGCGGGGAGGGTCTGGCCAAGGTCAGTATGGTTAATGAGGAGGGCCGGGAGGTAGACGCTGAGCTTAGTGGCGATAGCCGGTCCTGGAGTACTACGGAAGTGCTGGGCTATAACCGCACCTACACGCTGGTGGCTAAGGATAAAAACGGCCAGCAGCGCTCGGTGACTTTTACTACGCCCACCCCGGCTTACACCACGGGTGTGGCGTTGAGTCCGCTGCCAGATTCTGAGGTGGGCATTGGTCAGACCATTGGCTTTCGCTTCCAATCCCCGGTGACTGACCGTAAGGCGGTGCAAGACGCGATTACTATTACCACCAGCCCGCAGGTGGACGGTGCGTTTTATTGGCTCAATGACTACGAGGTGCGCTGGCGTCCGCAGTACTACTGGGAGCCGGGCACCCAGGTCAGTGTGGAGGCCAATATCTATGGCTTGGACATGGGCGGTGGGCTCTACGGGGCGCAAGATAATGCCACCAATTTCACCATCGGGGACCGGGTAATCGCTGTGGTTGATGATTCTGCTAAGACCATGAGTGTCTACCGTAATAAGGAGTTGCTGCGGGTCATACCAGTGTCTTTGGGGCGGGACGGCAGCGAGTTTGTTACGCCCAATGGCCGCTACATCATCGGCGATAAGCATGAGAAGTTGCTGATGGATTCCAGCTCTTTTGGCTTAGGGATGGATCAAGGCGGCTATAAGACGATGGTGGATTACGCCACGCAGATGTCTTATTCGGGCATTTATGTGCACGCTGCTCCGTGGTCGGAGTGGGCGCAGGGAAGCACGAACACCTCCCACGGGTGCATCAACGTTACGACAGAGGCGGCGGCGTGGTTCCAGTCTGTGGTCAAGCGAGGCGACATTGTCCATGTGCAAAATACCCAAGGCGGCACGCTGCCGGTGTGGGATGGCTTGGGGGATTGGAACCTGAGCTGGGAAGAATGGTCGGCCGGTAACGCCTAA
- the cas6e gene encoding type I-E CRISPR-associated protein Cas6/Cse3/CasE codes for MSTLTRLYINPHKRGAAKLLANPQAMHAAVRSAFPPDIDESSARVLWRVDNRQHEHILYIVGPEKPEVTHIVEQAGWDTRPGQSLDYSRFLAQIKKGQRWAFEVVANPVQAVSQPGQSRGKILPHVTVEQQLNWLVERGPTRGFCIPQSDGQNLVRVAERKDLRFRKQSGSRPVVIRTARFGGVLEVTDADVLRTTLTQGLGRARAYGCGLLTLAPVEG; via the coding sequence ATGAGCACCCTCACCAGGCTATATATCAACCCGCACAAGCGTGGCGCGGCTAAACTACTAGCCAACCCGCAGGCCATGCACGCAGCCGTCCGCTCCGCATTCCCACCAGACATTGATGAGTCTTCCGCAAGAGTGCTGTGGCGGGTCGACAATCGGCAGCATGAACATATCTTGTACATCGTCGGCCCCGAAAAGCCTGAAGTCACGCATATCGTGGAACAGGCCGGTTGGGATACCCGCCCTGGACAATCATTGGACTACTCCAGGTTTTTGGCGCAGATCAAAAAGGGGCAGCGGTGGGCCTTTGAAGTTGTTGCAAATCCCGTACAGGCGGTGTCACAGCCAGGCCAGAGCCGTGGGAAGATTCTTCCGCACGTCACTGTAGAGCAGCAGCTGAACTGGTTGGTGGAGCGCGGTCCCACCCGCGGCTTCTGTATTCCCCAAAGTGATGGCCAAAACCTGGTGCGGGTCGCTGAGCGCAAGGACCTACGCTTTAGGAAGCAGAGCGGCTCTCGGCCTGTCGTGATTCGGACTGCGCGCTTCGGCGGCGTTTTAGAGGTCACTGATGCCGACGTGCTGCGTACCACCTTGACTCAGGGGCTTGGTCGGGCGCGAGCCTATGGTTGTGGGCTCCTGACCTTAGCTCCGGTGGAGGGATAA
- the casA gene encoding type I-E CRISPR-associated protein Cse1/CasA: protein MNSEEIISFSLIEEPWISCVDSKGNPRCVGLRQIFTGDEPLLAIRGDSPAQDYAVLRVILAVLWRSHHVDGPTARMDFSMPDWFEERMEEVAQGKPDTKVLDYLDRHAGRFDLLHSTAPFMQVADLHTKSGVTAPVSRIVPEAEAEFFTMRAGQPRETLSFAEAARWLVYVQAYDYSGIKSGAVGDPRVKNGKGFPIGVGWSGMTGGTFLVGKNLRETLVLNTTRDCLVSGSEEHQDLPVWERSVDTAAQRNGGVIEIGGPADLATWQSRRVRLHHNGSQVTSVLVSNGDQIPDAGLNVFGDPMTPYRFSPNKSKKGFDAFYPRPFDPQRTVWRSLEPLLAIESDLPYLSGATGSKKGLAPKRPEIFNQLMEYWADEVLERSLLPVQLVSVEYGAQASSVASTTASTVVLPPALLASDNPVARRAVLNAAAATMAAAINLGQFAGNLLVAAGGDYAFQSGSTDSILGQLEGRFNEWLSGWAGQPDPGAYAQSWQREVESAIVAEAEVLMRSAGPKALVGRPDPRSGADAAQIVTAATYFSRLCRSLRASLPLLDDAQARSLSTTLTSKEE, encoded by the coding sequence ATGAATTCCGAGGAAATTATTAGTTTCTCGCTGATTGAAGAGCCCTGGATCTCCTGCGTGGATAGCAAAGGCAACCCACGCTGTGTGGGTTTGCGGCAGATTTTCACAGGCGACGAGCCACTGTTAGCCATTCGCGGCGACTCGCCGGCCCAGGATTACGCGGTATTGCGGGTAATCCTGGCGGTCTTGTGGCGGTCCCACCATGTGGATGGCCCCACGGCGCGGATGGATTTTTCCATGCCGGACTGGTTTGAGGAGCGCATGGAGGAAGTCGCCCAGGGAAAACCAGACACTAAGGTGCTGGACTACCTGGATCGGCACGCCGGGCGCTTTGATCTGCTCCATTCCACTGCGCCTTTCATGCAGGTGGCAGACCTGCACACCAAAAGCGGGGTAACTGCCCCTGTAAGCCGGATAGTGCCGGAGGCGGAGGCGGAGTTCTTTACCATGAGGGCAGGGCAGCCGCGTGAGACTTTGTCTTTCGCGGAGGCGGCCCGTTGGCTGGTGTACGTCCAAGCCTATGACTACTCCGGAATTAAGTCCGGCGCCGTGGGAGACCCCCGGGTGAAAAACGGCAAGGGTTTCCCTATCGGCGTTGGCTGGAGTGGGATGACCGGTGGAACTTTCCTGGTTGGGAAGAACCTGCGGGAAACGCTAGTGCTCAATACCACCCGTGATTGCCTGGTATCCGGTTCTGAGGAGCATCAGGATTTGCCCGTGTGGGAGCGCTCGGTGGACACAGCCGCGCAGCGCAACGGTGGCGTCATTGAGATTGGCGGACCTGCGGACTTGGCTACGTGGCAATCCAGGCGGGTGCGCCTGCACCACAACGGTAGCCAGGTGACTTCAGTATTGGTGTCCAATGGGGACCAGATTCCCGATGCCGGGCTGAATGTCTTTGGGGATCCGATGACTCCGTACCGGTTTAGCCCAAACAAGTCGAAGAAAGGATTTGATGCCTTTTATCCGCGGCCCTTTGACCCGCAGCGTACGGTGTGGCGTTCATTAGAGCCACTTCTTGCCATAGAGTCCGACTTACCGTATTTGAGTGGCGCCACCGGCTCTAAGAAGGGGCTGGCACCAAAGCGGCCAGAGATTTTTAACCAGCTGATGGAGTATTGGGCAGACGAAGTCCTGGAGCGCTCGCTGCTCCCGGTTCAGCTGGTATCCGTGGAGTATGGTGCGCAGGCCTCATCGGTAGCAAGTACCACGGCGTCTACCGTGGTACTACCTCCGGCACTGTTGGCAAGTGATAACCCCGTGGCGCGCCGCGCGGTGCTCAACGCTGCCGCCGCAACGATGGCTGCGGCCATCAACCTGGGGCAATTCGCCGGCAATCTCTTGGTGGCTGCGGGCGGGGATTATGCGTTCCAATCGGGGTCCACTGACTCTATCCTGGGACAGCTGGAGGGTCGGTTTAATGAATGGCTATCCGGCTGGGCCGGACAACCCGACCCAGGAGCTTACGCGCAGTCCTGGCAGCGTGAGGTAGAAAGCGCCATTGTGGCTGAAGCGGAGGTGCTTATGCGTTCCGCTGGCCCGAAGGCACTTGTGGGGCGGCCTGATCCGCGCTCGGGTGCGGATGCTGCGCAGATAGTAACCGCAGCCACCTATTTCTCGCGACTTTGTCGCAGTCTGCGGGCGTCACTTCCTTTATTGGATGACGCCCAAGCACGCTCCCTGTCCACCACCTTAACGTCAAAGGAGGAATAA
- a CDS encoding alanine/glycine:cation symporter family protein — MEAFINALNNIIWSPALVFLCLGAGVYFTIVTKFLQVRCIPDMLRQIANGEKSDSGVSSFQSLMISLAGRVGVGNIAGVSTAIAFGGPGAVFWMWTVAMLGSATSFIECTLAQIYKEKDQDTGEYRGGPAYYIEKAYKHTAAGPFMLVYGIIFAISMILATSYFLPGIQANGVSSAINNAWGIEVKWSAIVLAGILAIIVIGGIKRIANFASLVVPFMAVLYIIFALIIMLMNFSEIPHVFGIIFKSAFNLEAGFSGMLGVAIMWGVKRGIYSNEAGQGTGPQSAAAAEVSHPAKQGFVQAFAVYVDTLFVCSATAFIIISTDMYKVFEGESEDGAVRYAGSLPDGVPVGPGFVQEGMNSALAGFGPSFVALAIAFFAFTTVLAYYYMAEVNLAYFNRWIKSATVRRALIWVLRLLLIASVIIGATTTPGSAWALGDIGVGATAWLNIIAILFLQVPALKALKDYSAQKKAGLDPQFDPEALGIANAQFWVERKATLNQQNTPQPGA, encoded by the coding sequence ATGGAAGCGTTTATCAACGCCCTCAACAACATAATCTGGTCCCCGGCTCTAGTGTTTTTGTGCTTGGGCGCAGGTGTGTACTTCACCATAGTCACCAAGTTCTTGCAGGTGCGCTGCATCCCCGACATGCTGCGCCAAATAGCCAACGGCGAAAAATCCGATAGCGGCGTTTCCTCCTTCCAGTCGCTGATGATCTCCCTGGCCGGACGCGTGGGCGTGGGCAACATCGCCGGCGTGTCCACCGCCATTGCCTTCGGCGGGCCCGGTGCGGTGTTCTGGATGTGGACCGTGGCCATGCTGGGCTCTGCAACCTCGTTTATCGAATGTACGCTGGCCCAGATTTACAAGGAGAAGGACCAAGACACCGGCGAGTACCGCGGTGGCCCTGCCTACTACATCGAAAAGGCCTACAAGCACACCGCCGCCGGGCCCTTCATGCTCGTCTACGGCATCATCTTCGCGATTTCCATGATCCTGGCCACCAGCTACTTCCTCCCCGGCATCCAGGCCAACGGCGTTTCTTCTGCCATCAACAACGCCTGGGGCATAGAGGTGAAGTGGTCCGCAATTGTGCTCGCTGGCATCCTGGCAATCATCGTTATCGGCGGCATCAAGCGTATTGCCAACTTCGCCTCCCTGGTAGTGCCCTTCATGGCGGTGCTCTACATCATCTTCGCGCTGATCATCATGCTGATGAACTTCTCCGAGATCCCCCACGTCTTTGGGATCATCTTCAAGTCCGCCTTCAACCTGGAGGCTGGCTTCTCCGGCATGCTAGGCGTGGCCATCATGTGGGGCGTCAAGCGCGGCATCTACTCCAACGAGGCTGGCCAGGGCACTGGCCCGCAGTCCGCAGCGGCCGCTGAGGTCTCCCACCCCGCCAAGCAGGGCTTCGTCCAAGCCTTCGCCGTGTACGTGGATACCCTGTTTGTGTGCTCTGCCACCGCCTTCATCATCATCTCCACTGACATGTACAAGGTCTTCGAGGGCGAATCCGAAGATGGCGCGGTCCGCTACGCCGGTTCCCTGCCTGACGGTGTCCCCGTGGGCCCTGGTTTCGTCCAAGAAGGCATGAACTCCGCTCTGGCTGGCTTCGGCCCCTCCTTCGTGGCACTAGCCATTGCCTTCTTCGCATTTACCACGGTGCTGGCCTACTACTACATGGCAGAGGTCAACCTGGCCTACTTCAACCGCTGGATCAAAAGCGCTACCGTCCGTCGCGCCTTGATTTGGGTACTGCGCTTGCTGCTCATCGCTTCCGTCATCATCGGCGCCACCACCACCCCTGGTTCCGCGTGGGCCCTGGGCGACATCGGCGTGGGCGCAACCGCCTGGCTCAACATCATCGCCATCCTCTTCCTGCAGGTCCCGGCGCTCAAGGCCCTCAAGGACTACAGCGCCCAGAAGAAAGCCGGCCTGGACCCGCAATTCGACCCGGAGGCACTGGGCATCGCCAATGCCCAGTTCTGGGTAGAGCGCAAGGCCACGCTCAACCAGCAGAACACCCCGCAGCCCGGCGCCTAG
- the cas5e gene encoding type I-E CRISPR-associated protein Cas5/CasD → MPHSLLLLLKGPLQSWGDDSRYKQRTTQAVPSKSGVIGLLAAAVGRRRTDPLEDLAGLRFGVRVDQPGTVLRDFQTALEPKAQNPNLVTRHYLTDAVFVAAVESADREFLSSLEAALHSPRFPLYLGRRSCPAPLQLSLGIREGDLCQALRAEPWHAAAHHRKARSATVNLPIYRDTTPGEKGEPHRDVPVSFAQTHRQYAWREVIQDPEGVLVENLDSQVTDPFFEAVMRA, encoded by the coding sequence GTGCCTCATTCACTGCTTTTATTACTGAAGGGTCCTCTGCAGTCATGGGGAGACGACTCGCGTTATAAGCAGCGCACTACTCAGGCTGTCCCTAGCAAGTCCGGTGTCATTGGCCTGCTTGCGGCGGCGGTGGGTCGGCGTCGTACAGATCCTCTGGAAGACCTGGCAGGTTTGCGCTTTGGTGTCCGGGTGGACCAGCCGGGCACGGTGTTGCGCGACTTCCAGACAGCGTTAGAACCTAAGGCACAGAACCCGAATCTGGTCACGCGGCACTACTTAACAGATGCAGTGTTCGTGGCCGCTGTGGAGTCTGCCGACAGGGAGTTTCTCTCGAGCCTGGAGGCTGCTCTGCACAGCCCACGTTTCCCGTTGTACCTTGGCCGGCGCTCGTGCCCTGCTCCGCTACAACTTAGCTTGGGCATTCGCGAAGGTGATCTGTGCCAGGCCTTGCGCGCGGAACCATGGCATGCAGCCGCGCACCATCGCAAAGCAAGGTCAGCGACCGTGAATCTACCGATCTACCGCGATACTACTCCGGGAGAAAAGGGCGAACCCCACCGCGACGTACCTGTCTCATTCGCCCAGACCCATAGGCAGTATGCGTGGCGGGAGGTCATTCAGGATCCTGAAGGAGTGCTGGTAGAAAATCTTGACTCCCAAGTAACCGACCCATTTTTTGAAGCGGTGATGCGAGCATGA
- the cas7e gene encoding type I-E CRISPR-associated protein Cas7/Cse4/CasC, giving the protein MSITVDIHALQTIPPSLINRDDMGAPKTARFGGVQRQRVSSQSWKRAIREDFAQRFPSERLGKRTRLVGDLICRRIQELAEESGQAWDAEAAVAGVKSLFSAAKIKLVDPKNSAADDDEQKVDEQKVQYPEIGYLYFMSSHQIDAAARAILDKNGESFSKKEATGILDSEHSIDMALFGRMVADDAAHNVDASVQVAHALGIHESEPEFDYYTAVDDVVVDRKETGAGMIGTTQMMSSTLYRFATVDVDSLAENLAASEEVVEVVAAFVDSFITSLPSGKQNSFAHNTLPELVYVTVSDQRSVSLVSAFEEPVVATAKDGRRLTGARALATEAADIQHTYGIAPHAQFVLAIGELAEPFAEFAQVVTLPQLGERIAQAIRELQSEA; this is encoded by the coding sequence ATGTCTATTACTGTTGATATTCACGCCCTCCAAACGATTCCACCCAGCCTGATTAACCGGGATGACATGGGTGCACCCAAGACCGCCCGCTTCGGTGGCGTCCAGCGCCAACGCGTGTCCTCGCAGTCTTGGAAGCGCGCCATTCGCGAAGACTTTGCCCAGCGTTTCCCTTCTGAGCGGCTGGGAAAGCGTACCCGCCTGGTCGGTGACTTGATTTGCCGCCGTATCCAAGAGCTTGCAGAAGAATCCGGGCAAGCCTGGGATGCTGAGGCGGCGGTTGCCGGGGTCAAGTCGCTGTTTTCGGCGGCAAAGATCAAGCTGGTGGATCCCAAGAACTCTGCAGCAGACGATGATGAGCAGAAAGTTGATGAGCAAAAAGTACAGTATCCGGAAATTGGGTATCTGTACTTCATGAGCAGCCACCAGATTGACGCTGCGGCTCGTGCAATCCTCGACAAGAATGGTGAGTCGTTCTCGAAGAAGGAGGCCACGGGAATTCTTGACTCTGAGCATTCTATTGATATGGCCTTGTTTGGACGCATGGTAGCTGATGATGCCGCCCACAATGTGGATGCATCCGTGCAGGTGGCGCACGCCCTGGGGATCCACGAGTCTGAGCCAGAGTTTGATTACTACACTGCAGTTGATGATGTCGTGGTGGACCGCAAGGAGACGGGGGCGGGGATGATCGGTACCACGCAGATGATGTCGTCCACCCTCTACAGGTTTGCCACCGTTGACGTGGACTCGTTGGCGGAAAACTTGGCTGCATCTGAAGAGGTGGTGGAGGTGGTCGCCGCGTTCGTAGACTCCTTTATCACCTCTCTACCCAGCGGTAAGCAGAACTCCTTCGCGCATAATACGCTGCCGGAACTGGTCTATGTGACGGTCAGTGATCAGCGCTCGGTGTCTTTGGTCAGCGCTTTTGAGGAGCCAGTGGTGGCAACTGCGAAGGACGGTCGCCGTCTCACTGGTGCTCGGGCTCTGGCCACTGAAGCTGCTGACATTCAGCACACGTACGGCATTGCACCGCACGCTCAGTTCGTATTGGCAATTGGCGAACTAGCGGAGCCATTTGCTGAATTTGCCCAGGTTGTCACCTTGCCGCAGCTGGGCGAGCGGATTGCTCAAGCGATCCGTGAACTGCAGTCGGAGGCTTAA
- the cas1e gene encoding type I-E CRISPR-associated endonuclease Cas1e has protein sequence MSRGPGSVPVDRLELSRISTRISFLYVERATISRDNNALTILDEKGVYHVPATSLAALLLGPGTSASYAAMALLGDCGVSVVWVGEKGVRYYAHGRSPAKTSRMAEAQAKLVSNQRTRLRCARRMYEMRFPDEDVSTLSLAQLRGREGARMKQLYKRFADAHGVYWDRRRYDPQDFESSDLINKMLTAANAALYGVVHAVIVALGFVPALGVVHNGTDRALVYDIADLYKADISIPAAFQAAANPSGDPSAQVRRLVRDCVVERRLLVRIVKDLYALMEVDEDPESIDVELLLWNELENIAAGRNWHNLEGSHP, from the coding sequence ATGTCACGTGGCCCCGGTAGCGTCCCAGTAGACCGCTTAGAGTTGTCTCGTATAAGCACCAGGATTTCCTTCCTGTACGTTGAACGAGCGACCATCAGCAGGGATAACAATGCCCTTACCATTCTTGACGAAAAGGGCGTGTACCATGTGCCGGCTACCAGCCTGGCAGCATTGCTGCTGGGGCCGGGGACATCGGCAAGCTATGCCGCAATGGCCCTCCTCGGGGATTGCGGCGTCAGCGTTGTGTGGGTAGGGGAGAAGGGAGTCCGGTACTACGCGCACGGACGCTCTCCGGCCAAGACCTCACGCATGGCGGAAGCTCAGGCGAAGCTGGTATCTAACCAGCGCACCCGGCTGAGGTGCGCCCGGCGTATGTATGAGATGCGATTCCCCGATGAAGATGTGAGCACTCTTTCGCTGGCCCAGCTTCGCGGCCGTGAAGGGGCACGGATGAAGCAGCTATACAAGCGGTTCGCGGATGCTCACGGGGTCTATTGGGACCGCCGACGCTACGACCCGCAGGACTTCGAATCTAGCGACCTCATTAACAAGATGCTGACTGCGGCCAATGCCGCCTTGTACGGGGTGGTGCACGCCGTTATCGTGGCACTGGGCTTCGTTCCTGCCCTTGGCGTTGTTCACAACGGCACGGATCGGGCACTGGTTTATGACATTGCGGACTTATACAAGGCCGACATTTCCATACCGGCCGCATTTCAAGCCGCTGCTAATCCCAGTGGGGATCCGAGTGCTCAGGTACGAAGGCTTGTGCGTGATTGCGTTGTGGAGCGAAGGCTCTTGGTAAGGATTGTCAAGGATCTGTACGCCTTGATGGAGGTCGATGAGGACCCAGAATCCATCGATGTCGAGCTGCTGCTATGGAATGAGCTAGAGAATATCGCGGCCGGTAGGAACTGGCATAACCTTGAGGGATCGCATCCATGA
- the cas2e gene encoding type I-E CRISPR-associated endoribonuclease Cas2e, with translation MIVLVVTACPAGLRGDLTKWLLEISPGVFVGRPSARVRELLWDRCVELSKDGRAILVFQTDNEQGLDFRVHRHDWEPVDFDGITLMRRPVSRAPTKRRTGWSKARFMRG, from the coding sequence ATGATAGTGCTGGTAGTTACTGCATGCCCAGCTGGTTTACGCGGGGACCTAACCAAATGGCTCCTGGAGATCTCTCCCGGGGTCTTTGTGGGCAGGCCCAGTGCCCGAGTTCGGGAATTGCTGTGGGACCGTTGCGTAGAACTGTCCAAAGATGGCCGAGCTATCTTGGTTTTCCAGACTGACAATGAACAAGGACTTGACTTTCGGGTGCACCGCCATGATTGGGAGCCTGTTGACTTCGACGGAATCACTCTCATGCGGCGGCCCGTTTCTCGCGCCCCGACCAAACGCCGAACCGGATGGAGCAAAGCCCGCTTCATGCGGGGGTAA
- the casB gene encoding type I-E CRISPR-associated protein Cse2/CasB translates to MTQKQTLSRLYQAVTAAVNALQQDLLSGADAKSSTKATLAELRRLAGKKPTDAPLGFAAALDLLYPKLAEPTVDSQGFATYEEEAAFTALTLFALHAQSARRPVHQDGMTFGRACGLLYHRGRSESLKPRFDAVLLSNNPDTQLYHIRSLVTLLRSADLVLDYGLLAEDLRWLRSPRLRNRVLLRWGRDFALAPYVSADAPGQSTAGTASQPSANSGSANTETIHS, encoded by the coding sequence TTGACTCAGAAACAAACGCTTTCGCGCCTCTACCAGGCAGTCACCGCCGCCGTGAACGCGTTGCAACAAGACCTACTGTCTGGTGCAGATGCGAAGAGCTCAACCAAGGCTACGCTCGCAGAGCTGCGCCGCCTTGCAGGCAAGAAGCCTACGGATGCCCCACTGGGATTCGCAGCAGCGCTTGACTTGCTCTACCCGAAACTCGCGGAGCCAACGGTGGACTCCCAGGGGTTCGCCACTTATGAGGAGGAAGCTGCATTTACTGCTCTGACTCTTTTTGCGCTTCATGCACAGTCAGCGCGCAGGCCTGTGCATCAGGACGGCATGACTTTTGGCCGTGCGTGCGGCCTGCTGTATCACCGCGGACGTTCAGAGTCTTTGAAGCCTCGCTTTGATGCCGTGCTCCTGAGCAATAACCCAGATACGCAGCTCTACCACATCCGCTCTCTGGTCACCTTGCTGCGCTCAGCCGACCTCGTGCTCGACTATGGCCTTTTGGCTGAGGACCTGCGCTGGCTGCGTAGTCCCCGTTTGCGTAACCGTGTGCTGTTGCGTTGGGGTCGGGACTTTGCGCTGGCACCATACGTGTCTGCCGATGCCCCCGGCCAGTCCACTGCGGGTACAGCGTCGCAGCCTTCTGCTAACTCTGGTTCTGCCAATACTGAGACCATCCACTCCTAA